In Pedobacter sp. W3I1, one DNA window encodes the following:
- a CDS encoding peroxiredoxin, translating into MKTNFAKMQVLALASLISTTAFAVNKVHEEPKVAKKFIKEGIWRGVFKVAETEVPFNFELKGKDAEHATFTLLNGTRRDDFHIKYLGQDSLFIKMNTYDAALVAKIESDGRISGEYRSLVPGLQGNALPFTAEQGKSYRFVEPGKDVAPTANLTGKWEFKGFSKEAVPNKVAILKQEGNKLTGVIMQVTGDSRELEGTVQGNQFVLSGFSGPSPKIYKGTINEDGTLSGEISQGIYDNLKFTGVKDNQAELPDPYTLTHLKEGVKKLAFTFPDLNGKSVSLTDDKYKGKVVIVELVGTWCPNCTDQTVFLSPWFNKNAKRGVEAIAIGFEQKDDLEYGKYTLGKLRDKYNIKYDILFGGLADKRLVADKLPALNKFIAYPTTIIIDRKGEVREIYTGYTGTVTGKYYDDYEKKFNKVLDELIAEPVPSAAYFEAQANGK; encoded by the coding sequence ATGAAAACTAACTTTGCTAAAATGCAGGTGCTGGCACTGGCATCCCTCATTTCTACTACAGCCTTTGCTGTAAACAAGGTGCATGAAGAACCAAAAGTGGCCAAAAAATTTATAAAAGAAGGAATTTGGCGCGGTGTTTTTAAAGTTGCTGAAACAGAAGTCCCTTTTAATTTCGAACTAAAGGGAAAAGATGCAGAGCATGCCACATTTACACTGCTAAATGGTACACGGAGAGACGATTTCCATATCAAATATTTAGGACAGGATTCACTGTTTATCAAAATGAATACTTACGATGCAGCTTTGGTAGCCAAAATTGAAAGCGATGGACGGATCTCAGGCGAATATAGAAGCTTAGTACCAGGCTTGCAGGGCAATGCTTTGCCTTTTACTGCAGAGCAAGGTAAATCTTACCGCTTTGTTGAGCCCGGAAAAGATGTTGCGCCTACCGCAAATTTGACGGGAAAATGGGAGTTTAAAGGTTTTTCTAAAGAAGCCGTTCCAAACAAAGTTGCCATATTAAAGCAAGAAGGCAATAAGTTAACAGGTGTAATTATGCAGGTAACTGGCGATAGCCGTGAGTTGGAAGGTACCGTACAGGGAAATCAGTTTGTACTTTCTGGTTTTAGTGGTCCAAGTCCCAAAATTTATAAGGGTACGATTAACGAAGATGGTACACTTTCTGGCGAAATTAGCCAGGGCATTTACGATAACTTAAAGTTTACAGGCGTAAAAGATAATCAGGCGGAATTGCCAGATCCTTATACACTCACACATTTAAAAGAAGGCGTTAAAAAACTTGCTTTTACTTTCCCTGATCTGAATGGAAAGTCTGTTTCGTTAACGGATGATAAATATAAAGGTAAGGTTGTAATTGTGGAGTTGGTAGGTACCTGGTGCCCGAACTGTACCGATCAAACCGTATTCCTTTCGCCATGGTTCAATAAAAATGCCAAAAGAGGCGTAGAAGCCATCGCCATTGGTTTCGAACAGAAAGATGACCTTGAATATGGAAAATATACGCTGGGTAAACTACGCGATAAATACAACATTAAATACGATATCCTGTTTGGCGGACTGGCTGATAAAAGATTGGTTGCTGATAAACTTCCGGCTTTAAATAAATTTATCGCTTATCCAACCACCATTATTATTGATAGAAAAGGCGAAGTACGCGAAATATATACCGGTTACACCGGAACCGTTACAGGTAAATATTACGATGATTACGAGAAAAAATTCAATAAAGTTCTGGATGAATTAATCGCAGAACCAGTACCATCTGCTGCTTATTTTGAGGCACAGGCAAATGGAAAATAG
- a CDS encoding YceI family protein has product MLQYKTIAIIATTLVASSFTALNGPKPKLKVATETLVRKLVNYKVSPEQSKLTWVAKKVTGEHSGTINVSSGSLALDNKVLKGGSFELDTKTIAVTDLTDKETNAKLLGHLKSDDFFAVEKFGKANFNITSVQSTGAGTYDVKGKLTIKGITNEISFPATVKQEGNKVIANAKITVDRTKYDIKFRSKSFFENLGDKTIYDDFELNVQLVANN; this is encoded by the coding sequence ATGTTACAGTATAAAACGATCGCAATTATTGCTACTACACTTGTAGCCTCATCTTTTACAGCTTTAAACGGGCCAAAACCTAAACTAAAGGTAGCTACGGAAACTCTTGTAAGGAAACTGGTAAACTATAAAGTTAGCCCTGAACAGAGTAAGTTAACCTGGGTGGCCAAAAAGGTAACCGGAGAACATTCGGGAACCATCAACGTTAGTTCCGGGTCTTTAGCCTTAGACAATAAAGTACTAAAAGGCGGCAGTTTCGAGCTCGATACCAAAACCATTGCGGTTACCGATCTTACTGATAAAGAAACCAATGCTAAACTGTTGGGTCATTTGAAAAGTGACGATTTTTTTGCGGTAGAAAAGTTTGGTAAAGCTAATTTTAACATTACATCGGTGCAAAGTACCGGTGCAGGAACTTATGATGTGAAGGGAAAGCTCACCATTAAAGGCATTACTAACGAAATCAGTTTTCCTGCAACAGTTAAGCAAGAAGGCAATAAAGTAATTGCAAATGCAAAAATTACGGTCGATAGAACCAAGTACGATATCAAATTCAGGTCTAAAAGCTTTTTTGAAAACCTGGGCGATAAAACCATCTATGATGATTTCGAGCTGAATGTACAGCTGGTAGCCAATAATTAA
- a CDS encoding cytochrome-c peroxidase, with translation MKRSKIIISLSLVLVVFLMAGFGADDPTVINSKERLGEKLFFDPILSKDKSISCASCHKPEFAFADTSAVSLGVGGTKGTRNSPSVTNLSGRPSLFWDGRAASLEDQALQPIINPVEMNLPIADAIDRLQKDKDYAALFQKIFNSPPTQKYLLLAIASFERTLETANSPYDRYINGDDKAISENAKRGRMLFIGKANCNNCHSGEDFTADRFKGIGLFNELELKDQGRFEVTHNPEHKGHFKIPGLRNVGITAPYMHNGMFKTLKEVIQYYNNPDVVIKNGKNRDLSLNKPLGLSENEINDIEAFLLSLTDDRFQKQK, from the coding sequence ATGAAAAGAAGCAAAATAATAATTTCCCTGTCCTTAGTTTTAGTGGTGTTTTTAATGGCCGGATTTGGTGCAGACGATCCCACTGTAATTAACAGTAAGGAACGTTTAGGCGAAAAGCTGTTTTTTGATCCGATTCTTTCTAAAGATAAAAGCATTAGCTGTGCTTCGTGCCATAAACCGGAATTTGCTTTTGCAGATACATCAGCGGTGAGCTTAGGTGTAGGGGGAACCAAAGGAACGCGTAATTCGCCATCGGTAACCAATCTTTCGGGCAGACCAAGCCTCTTTTGGGATGGCAGAGCCGCTTCCTTGGAGGATCAAGCCCTGCAGCCCATTATTAATCCTGTAGAAATGAACCTGCCTATTGCCGATGCCATTGATCGCTTGCAAAAAGACAAGGATTATGCAGCACTATTCCAGAAGATTTTTAATTCGCCACCTACACAAAAGTATTTGCTACTGGCCATTGCCTCTTTCGAAAGAACATTAGAAACCGCAAACAGCCCTTACGATCGGTATATTAATGGAGATGACAAAGCCATCTCCGAAAATGCAAAGCGCGGCAGGATGTTGTTTATCGGAAAGGCCAACTGTAACAATTGCCATTCGGGTGAAGATTTTACTGCCGACCGTTTTAAAGGAATCGGGTTATTTAATGAATTAGAACTGAAAGACCAGGGTAGATTTGAGGTCACGCATAACCCAGAGCATAAAGGGCATTTTAAAATCCCTGGTTTAAGAAATGTTGGGATTACTGCACCATATATGCACAACGGGATGTTTAAAACCCTAAAAGAAGTGATCCAATATTACAATAATCCAGATGTGGTAATCAAAAATGGGAAAAACAGGGATCTTTCTTTAAATAAACCATTAGGCTTGAGCGAAAATGAAATAAACGATATAGAGGCTTTTTTACTTTCGCTTACCGATGATCGGTTTCAAAAACAAAAATGA
- a CDS encoding DUF4833 domain-containing protein — protein sequence MHSVKNKIRTIIKIFLITLIFLNFSNQSRAQSKDPSPLSFPTPKNVDHMLFYLQRDPNTNTLIYALNLKENGSINTDDPIQVYWIRYGEKGQKKDLGYIQRKFAYGIDTKALGADKYEFRFVSHKKLPFYLQRYSDKSYHVSVTINNRIIRVTRLFIRIQGGSFWLPNVKYGEIEGIEESTGKPVVERISVK from the coding sequence ATGCATTCAGTAAAGAATAAAATCCGAACGATAATTAAAATATTTTTAATCACTTTAATTTTCCTTAATTTTTCCAATCAAAGCCGGGCACAATCTAAAGATCCATCCCCGCTCAGTTTTCCTACACCTAAAAATGTAGATCATATGCTCTTTTACCTCCAGCGCGATCCAAATACGAACACTTTAATTTACGCACTAAACCTCAAAGAAAACGGGAGTATTAATACCGATGACCCTATTCAGGTTTATTGGATCCGTTATGGTGAAAAAGGGCAGAAAAAAGATCTCGGTTATATCCAACGGAAGTTTGCCTATGGTATCGATACGAAGGCCCTTGGAGCCGATAAATATGAATTCAGGTTTGTATCGCATAAAAAACTGCCATTTTACCTGCAAAGATATAGCGATAAAAGCTACCATGTTTCGGTAACGATAAACAACCGGATTATCAGGGTTACCCGATTGTTTATCAGGATTCAAGGCGGCAGCTTCTGGCTTCCGAATGTAAAATATGGAGAAATTGAAGGCATTGAAGAATCTACAGGAAAACCTGTAGTGGAACGGATAAGTGTAAAGTAA
- a CDS encoding TldD/PmbA family protein, giving the protein MRRRDFLYMTGVGLSATMIPNIPAFGKIISVEESLTPVDVALKKKMADVALNAAKSKGATYADVRIGRYLNQVVATRETRVENISNSESYGLGVRVIANGSWGFAATNNLDNASIAKAAEAAVAIAKGNSKLMEEPVQLAAQKGYGEISWITPIEINAFEVPIADKVDLLLKVNSEAMKGGAKYISSNLFMINEQKYFASTDGSYIDQDIHRIWPTFTLTKTDAASGKFETRNALSAPMGMGFEYLKPKDEEKIKGGPVTMYKKRYDILEDVREAAVHVDEKLKAKPIAPGKYDLVLDPSHLFLTIHESVGHPTELDRVLGYEANYAGTSFLTLDKWESKKFNFGSKEVNIIADKLEVGSLGAVGYDDEGVKCGQWDIIKDGILVNYQTIRDQAHILGLKESQGCCYADSWESIQFQRMPNVSLAPGNAALSAADMVKNVEKGIYMFGRNSYSIDQQRYNFQFSAQLAYEIKEGKIVGMFKDAAYQANTQEFWNSCVQRCDKNDYRLGGTFSDGKGQPGQASAVSHGSATTRFNGVNVINTGRKLG; this is encoded by the coding sequence TTGAGAAGAAGAGATTTTTTATACATGACAGGGGTTGGCCTTAGTGCCACCATGATACCTAACATACCTGCCTTTGGCAAAATTATTTCTGTTGAAGAATCTTTAACACCTGTTGATGTCGCCTTAAAGAAAAAAATGGCTGATGTTGCGCTAAACGCCGCAAAAAGCAAAGGTGCAACTTATGCTGATGTACGTATAGGGAGGTACTTAAACCAGGTTGTGGCCACGAGAGAGACAAGAGTAGAAAACATCTCCAATTCAGAATCTTATGGTTTAGGTGTGCGTGTTATTGCCAATGGAAGCTGGGGTTTTGCGGCAACCAATAACCTGGATAATGCCAGCATCGCTAAAGCCGCAGAAGCTGCCGTAGCCATTGCCAAAGGAAATTCCAAACTCATGGAAGAACCTGTTCAATTAGCTGCACAAAAAGGATATGGCGAAATAAGCTGGATAACACCTATTGAAATCAATGCCTTTGAGGTACCCATTGCAGATAAAGTTGATCTTCTTTTAAAGGTAAACAGTGAGGCGATGAAAGGCGGTGCAAAATACATCAGTTCCAATCTGTTTATGATTAATGAGCAGAAATATTTTGCTTCAACCGATGGTTCCTATATCGATCAGGATATCCACAGGATCTGGCCAACCTTTACCTTAACTAAAACAGATGCAGCAAGCGGCAAGTTCGAAACCAGGAATGCTTTAAGCGCGCCAATGGGCATGGGTTTTGAATACCTGAAACCTAAAGACGAAGAAAAAATTAAAGGTGGCCCGGTTACGATGTACAAAAAGCGTTACGATATTTTGGAAGATGTTCGTGAAGCCGCGGTACATGTGGATGAAAAACTAAAAGCAAAACCCATCGCTCCAGGGAAATATGACCTGGTTTTAGATCCCTCTCACCTATTTTTAACTATTCACGAATCTGTTGGTCACCCGACAGAGTTAGACCGTGTTTTAGGTTACGAAGCCAATTATGCAGGCACTAGTTTCTTAACTTTGGATAAATGGGAAAGTAAAAAATTCAACTTCGGCAGCAAAGAAGTAAACATCATTGCTGATAAGCTCGAAGTAGGCTCTTTGGGCGCAGTAGGTTACGACGACGAAGGTGTAAAATGTGGCCAGTGGGACATCATTAAAGACGGAATTTTGGTAAATTATCAGACCATCCGCGATCAGGCACATATTTTAGGATTAAAAGAATCACAGGGCTGCTGTTATGCCGATAGTTGGGAAAGTATCCAATTTCAAAGGATGCCTAATGTCTCATTGGCACCTGGAAATGCGGCTTTAAGTGCTGCTGATATGGTTAAAAATGTAGAGAAAGGCATTTATATGTTCGGGCGAAATTCTTATTCCATCGATCAGCAACGTTATAATTTTCAATTCAGCGCGCAGTTAGCTTACGAAATTAAAGAAGGCAAAATTGTAGGGATGTTTAAAGATGCGGCCTACCAGGCCAATACGCAAGAATTCTGGAACTCCTGCGTGCAACGCTGCGATAAAAACGATTACAGATTGGGCGGAACATTTTCGGATGGGAAAGGTCAGCCAGGGCAAGCAAGTGCTGTTTCGCATGGCAGCGCTACAACCCGGTTTAACGGGGTTAATGTGATTAATACGGGGAGGAAGTTGGGGTAA
- a CDS encoding TonB-dependent receptor gives MKKKLLLILLLSVLTYAQISAQQRVITGVVVSAEDKSPLPGVSVKIKGLDGSTVTDKDGAFKISTKNGRFIEVSYIGYKTATIEIGSATKLNVSLEQADNTLSELQIVGSRNANRTKLNSPVPVDVIDLKTLQQNSPQASVTQLLQYVSPSFHSSVSGGGDAASATSTVQLKGLGVDQVLVLVNGKRRHKSSNISWGGLGNGATGYDLNAIPVGAIDRIEILRDGAAAQYGSDAIAGVINVVLKSNADEITASTIESIRRRGDGLTTRTNANIGLRLGTKGFLNVTGEYATQAVSLPSGNYSDGIYIGPAYGGGANTRGFDQIYTKEIDDAIIASRGIDRHFFDQRGSTNKSKDGLLAFNAAIPLKDGFEVYSFGGISHRNSQFTAVYRLPGWTERNNTFVYPDGFLPAMDNIITDQSFAVGVKGKVSGWNFDVSNVYGRNAFDNIISNTLNASLGQKTPRTFNAGSYNASQNSGSLDFSRKFDKVLKGLNVAFGGQYRVETYQIIAGEEGSYSKADLSTIYSIGYTTGGIPYFVAAGSTPLNGLSPGSQIHAGFRPSNEVNVKRSISAAYADLELNVTDKWLLSGAVRVENYSDFGSVTTYKAATRYGFAKWLAVRGGFNTGFRAPDLAQFYYTETSTTFQNGVAIDQVTANNVNPATKALGIPSLQPEKSKGYSAGITSQPIQNVEITIDGYQVDINDRVGNTGRFSATDSNLPADVRALFVQTGTVQAKFFYNSFSTRTRGIEFTGSYRFLLPNGGNVAFLAGANLQKTTLTKVNTPKGLEAYRYIIFDESEEVRVTRSIPKTKVTLQGTYNINKFNFLLRSVYFGSVSAVSQLNANFPKPDYYYQTYSPIWITDISAGYRITPVLQATVGVNNLFNVLGDYSIPAPGSNITRTNSPSAAQSGTSTGLQPFIRLSATFK, from the coding sequence ATGAAGAAAAAACTACTTTTAATATTATTATTGAGCGTACTTACCTACGCGCAAATATCTGCCCAACAAAGAGTTATTACCGGGGTAGTTGTTTCTGCTGAAGATAAATCTCCTTTGCCGGGTGTATCGGTAAAGATCAAAGGGCTTGATGGTTCTACGGTTACCGATAAAGATGGTGCATTTAAAATTTCTACTAAAAACGGGCGATTTATCGAGGTTTCTTATATCGGTTATAAAACTGCTACTATCGAAATTGGATCAGCTACCAAGTTAAACGTTTCGCTCGAACAGGCCGACAATACCTTAAGCGAATTACAGATTGTTGGCTCGCGGAATGCCAACCGCACTAAACTTAATTCACCCGTTCCGGTGGATGTAATTGATTTAAAAACTTTACAGCAAAACTCTCCGCAAGCTAGCGTAACACAGCTGCTGCAATATGTATCACCTTCCTTTCATTCGTCTGTTTCTGGTGGTGGCGATGCGGCATCAGCAACTTCTACCGTTCAATTAAAAGGTTTGGGCGTAGATCAGGTATTGGTTTTGGTAAATGGTAAAAGAAGACATAAAAGCTCGAACATTAGTTGGGGTGGTTTGGGCAATGGTGCTACCGGATACGATCTGAATGCCATTCCTGTAGGTGCGATAGACCGTATTGAGATTTTAAGGGATGGTGCTGCAGCGCAGTATGGATCGGATGCCATTGCGGGGGTAATCAATGTGGTATTAAAAAGCAATGCGGATGAAATAACCGCAAGTACCATCGAAAGTATCCGCCGAAGAGGCGATGGATTAACCACCAGAACAAATGCGAATATTGGCCTTAGATTGGGCACAAAGGGATTTCTTAATGTTACTGGCGAATATGCTACACAGGCGGTATCACTTCCTTCCGGAAATTATTCTGATGGCATTTACATCGGTCCGGCTTATGGTGGAGGAGCCAATACAAGGGGCTTCGATCAGATTTATACCAAAGAAATTGATGACGCCATTATTGCCAGCCGTGGTATCGATCGGCATTTTTTTGATCAGCGTGGCTCTACCAATAAATCGAAAGATGGTTTATTGGCATTTAATGCTGCTATTCCGTTGAAAGATGGTTTTGAAGTGTATTCATTTGGTGGCATCAGTCACCGCAATTCGCAGTTTACGGCTGTGTACCGTTTGCCAGGATGGACAGAACGGAATAATACTTTCGTTTACCCTGATGGATTTTTGCCAGCCATGGATAACATCATCACCGATCAGTCTTTTGCGGTAGGGGTAAAGGGAAAGGTGAGTGGCTGGAATTTTGATGTTTCTAATGTGTATGGACGTAATGCTTTCGATAATATTATCAGCAATACGCTGAATGCCAGTTTAGGTCAAAAAACACCGCGGACTTTTAATGCGGGCAGTTACAATGCTTCGCAAAACAGCGGAAGTTTAGATTTTTCCAGGAAATTTGATAAAGTACTTAAAGGATTGAATGTTGCTTTTGGTGGGCAGTATCGTGTAGAAACCTATCAGATTATTGCAGGTGAAGAAGGTTCTTATTCAAAAGCTGATCTGAGCACTATTTACTCTATTGGTTACACCACTGGGGGAATTCCGTATTTTGTAGCTGCGGGAAGTACACCTTTAAACGGACTTTCTCCTGGTTCCCAGATTCATGCAGGTTTCAGGCCTTCGAACGAAGTAAATGTTAAACGTTCTATTTCTGCTGCTTATGCAGACCTCGAATTGAATGTAACTGATAAATGGCTTTTATCAGGTGCGGTAAGGGTAGAGAATTATTCTGATTTTGGTAGCGTAACTACTTATAAAGCGGCAACCCGTTACGGTTTTGCAAAATGGCTGGCGGTTCGAGGCGGCTTTAATACAGGTTTTAGAGCGCCCGATCTAGCCCAGTTTTACTATACTGAAACCTCTACCACTTTTCAGAATGGTGTCGCAATAGATCAGGTTACGGCAAACAATGTAAACCCGGCTACAAAAGCCCTCGGAATCCCATCACTTCAACCCGAAAAATCGAAAGGTTATTCTGCCGGAATCACTTCTCAACCGATCCAAAATGTAGAAATCACCATTGACGGTTATCAGGTAGATATTAATGATCGGGTAGGTAATACCGGACGTTTTTCTGCAACAGATAGCAATCTGCCGGCAGATGTAAGGGCATTATTTGTACAAACCGGTACCGTACAGGCCAAGTTTTTTTATAACTCTTTTAGTACCAGAACCAGAGGGATCGAATTTACCGGAAGTTACCGCTTCTTGCTTCCAAACGGAGGAAATGTAGCCTTTCTGGCTGGTGCAAATCTGCAAAAAACTACCCTAACAAAAGTAAATACGCCCAAAGGATTAGAAGCTTATCGTTATATCATTTTTGACGAAAGTGAAGAGGTACGGGTAACCCGGAGCATTCCAAAAACCAAAGTTACCCTTCAAGGAACCTACAACATCAACAAGTTTAACTTTTTATTGCGTAGCGTATATTTTGGATCAGTATCGGCAGTGAGCCAGTTGAATGCAAACTTTCCTAAACCTGACTATTATTATCAGACCTACAGCCCAATCTGGATTACCGATATCTCAGCAGGGTACAGGATTACCCCTGTGCTGCAGGCAACAGTTGGTGTAAATAATCTGTTCAATGTGCTTGGCGATTATTCTATTCCTGCCCCTGGAAGCAATATTACGAGAACAAATTCACCAAGTGCTGCGCAATCTGGTACGAGTACAGGTTTACAACCATTTATCAGACTTTCGGCCACTTTTAAATAA
- a CDS encoding peroxiredoxin, whose product MKTTITSKIACLTTSVLLLGGIASAKVAKPFPKEGIWRGEFSVSESKVPFNFELKGKNPQTAILTLINGSRRDDFHVERRGDDSIYVKMNTYDAALVAKIETDGTLSGEYRSLVPGFRGNSLPFVAEHGKNYRFVEPGKDVAPKHNISGKWEIKTYTKEAVPASIALLKQNGNKLTGVIMTVVGDTRELEGTVQGDEFELSGFTGPSPFIVKGKINDDNSITGEQGFGIYKNLKFDGQRNENAELPDPYKLTFLKEGYKKLDFTFPDLAGKNVSLSDDKYKGKVVIIETIGTWCPNCTDQTVFLSPWFKKNQKRGVEAIAIGFEQKDDLEYAKYTLGKLKEKYGITYDILFGGIADKKVVAEKLPALNKFIAFPTTIIVDRKGNVREIYTGYTGTVTGKYFNDYETKFNKVLDELIAEPVPEKLASVETQKSK is encoded by the coding sequence ATGAAAACGACAATTACCTCAAAAATTGCATGCCTAACCACCTCAGTACTGTTACTGGGCGGCATTGCATCAGCCAAGGTGGCAAAACCATTTCCTAAAGAAGGGATTTGGAGGGGCGAGTTTAGTGTAAGCGAATCAAAAGTGCCCTTTAACTTCGAATTAAAAGGTAAAAATCCTCAAACAGCCATTTTGACTTTAATTAATGGCTCCAGACGTGATGATTTTCATGTAGAACGACGTGGCGATGACTCCATTTATGTAAAAATGAATACCTATGATGCTGCTTTGGTGGCGAAAATTGAAACTGATGGGACTTTATCGGGCGAATACCGCAGTCTGGTACCTGGCTTTAGAGGCAATTCGCTGCCATTTGTAGCCGAACATGGTAAAAATTACCGCTTTGTCGAACCCGGTAAAGACGTGGCTCCGAAGCACAATATCTCTGGTAAATGGGAAATAAAAACTTATACCAAAGAAGCTGTACCTGCTTCGATCGCATTATTAAAACAGAACGGGAACAAGCTTACAGGCGTAATCATGACTGTTGTTGGTGATACCCGAGAATTGGAAGGCACCGTACAGGGCGATGAATTTGAATTATCTGGTTTTACCGGACCAAGTCCTTTTATTGTAAAAGGGAAAATAAACGATGATAACAGCATTACCGGAGAACAAGGATTTGGGATTTATAAAAACCTGAAATTTGACGGGCAACGCAACGAAAACGCCGAACTTCCTGATCCTTATAAACTTACTTTTCTTAAAGAAGGCTATAAAAAACTCGATTTTACTTTTCCAGATCTTGCCGGAAAAAATGTTTCCTTAAGTGATGATAAATATAAAGGTAAGGTCGTAATTATCGAGACAATTGGTACCTGGTGTCCAAATTGTACCGATCAAACTGTTTTTCTTTCTCCATGGTTTAAAAAGAACCAAAAACGTGGTGTAGAAGCCATTGCAATTGGTTTTGAACAAAAAGATGATCTTGAATATGCGAAATACACTTTGGGCAAATTGAAAGAAAAATATGGTATCACTTACGATATCCTTTTCGGAGGCATTGCCGATAAAAAAGTAGTGGCCGAAAAACTGCCAGCGCTAAATAAATTCATTGCTTTTCCAACAACCATCATTGTCGATAGAAAAGGAAATGTAAGAGAAATTTACACCGGTTATACCGGCACTGTAACTGGAAAATACTTTAACGACTATGAAACCAAATTCAATAAAGTATTAGATGAACTGATTGCTGAACCGGTACCCGAAAAACTGGCTTCGGTAGAAACACAAAAAAGTAAGTAA
- a CDS encoding nuclear transport factor 2 family protein, giving the protein MNYKIFFIVLLAMFFTQVSFAQKTTTPDSLYNAVVKADSLLFQAFNNCDTVTYRKFIKEDLEFYHDLGGLTVGADKELLSIKEMCERGNHIRRELIKSSLEVYPLKGYGAVEIGIHHFYHTNKGQKEKISGTYKFVHVWQYKDGLWKLARVISYGHNEMHSD; this is encoded by the coding sequence ATGAATTACAAAATTTTCTTTATAGTGCTGCTCGCAATGTTTTTTACCCAGGTAAGTTTTGCACAGAAAACTACAACTCCAGACAGTTTATACAATGCAGTGGTCAAAGCAGATAGCCTTTTATTTCAGGCATTTAACAACTGTGATACGGTAACGTATAGAAAATTCATTAAAGAAGATCTTGAATTTTACCACGATCTTGGCGGACTTACTGTTGGTGCTGACAAAGAATTGTTATCTATCAAAGAAATGTGTGAACGTGGAAATCACATCCGCAGAGAACTGATTAAAAGCAGTCTTGAGGTTTATCCTTTAAAAGGTTATGGTGCAGTAGAAATTGGTATTCATCATTTTTACCATACCAATAAGGGTCAAAAAGAAAAAATCAGCGGCACCTATAAATTTGTTCATGTTTGGCAATATAAAGATGGACTTTGGAAATTGGCCCGTGTAATCAGCTATGGACATAACGAGATGCACAGTGACTAA
- a CDS encoding DUF4397 domain-containing protein has product MRIYKFPILFFALAITLFTSCKKTDYLDINAGDRPALSAKVKFINARQSTLAVNFWDFTRKVTATALQRNTATGYLDTQFGKVQFNLTEGTEASYKASYIFGGSANFVQETNSASFAGPNGPIANFAHSLFTVKKRLTSTLNPGNIDSLILVYDDLTLPAAGKAKVRFANFSPDAPKVDFTYAAGTEIFTGVAYGNFGNQTIIPYTSGKAPAVIEGLTWKTLGPFKEVDAGTNLSLVIKDNTTKAVIPLTNSALNAATFEAGKIYTVYINGTVGGAPSITATIITHN; this is encoded by the coding sequence ATGAGAATTTATAAATTTCCAATATTATTTTTTGCATTGGCCATTACTTTGTTTACTTCTTGCAAAAAGACAGATTACCTGGACATCAATGCTGGCGATCGACCGGCTTTAAGTGCTAAAGTGAAGTTTATCAATGCACGGCAATCAACCCTAGCGGTTAATTTCTGGGATTTCACCCGAAAAGTTACTGCCACCGCACTTCAACGGAATACGGCTACTGGTTATCTCGATACCCAGTTCGGAAAGGTACAGTTCAACCTCACCGAAGGCACGGAAGCTTCATATAAAGCCTCTTACATCTTCGGAGGCAGTGCAAATTTTGTACAGGAAACAAATTCGGCGTCGTTTGCTGGTCCGAATGGGCCTATTGCCAATTTTGCCCACAGTTTGTTCACGGTGAAGAAAAGATTAACCAGTACTTTAAATCCTGGTAATATCGACAGTTTGATCCTCGTTTATGATGACCTTACGCTTCCTGCAGCGGGAAAAGCCAAAGTCAGGTTTGCCAATTTTTCGCCGGATGCACCAAAAGTTGACTTTACTTATGCCGCGGGCACGGAAATATTTACCGGTGTGGCCTATGGCAATTTTGGCAACCAGACGATCATTCCTTATACCTCTGGAAAAGCTCCTGCTGTTATTGAAGGCTTAACGTGGAAAACACTAGGGCCTTTTAAGGAGGTAGATGCAGGTACAAACCTAAGTTTAGTTATTAAAGATAATACGACTAAGGCAGTTATTCCTTTAACAAACAGTGCTTTAAATGCCGCTACTTTCGAGGCCGGGAAAATTTATACGGTTTATATTAACGGTACAGTGGGAGGAGCACCATCGATTACAGCTACTATTATTACACATAATTAA